CGTGGGCGAGGTGTTCCAGAAATCCCCGGGCCGCGGCCCGCGCGTCGGGGGCGAAGGCCGCCGGGGCGTCGGGAACTAGCGGTCGGGGGGCAGGTCCAGCCATTGCCGCGTGATGCGCTCCATGACGCCGCCGAGAAACTTCAGGAGCGCCGTGCCCTGTCCGGGCGCGAACCGCTCCGGATCGCGCGACCACAATAGCATGGCGGCGGCCGGCGCGCCCCCGCCGAGCGCAAGCCGCACGATCGCCTGCGACCCGCCCGGTTCGCCGGTCCCGGCGACCAGCCGCACGCCGTCGGGGGCTTCGCTGCCCATCAACTCGGCGATGGTGCCCGGTGCGGCGACCGAAAGGCGCGTGTCGTGCGCCCGCTCCGGCTCGCCCCCTTCCACGACCAGCCCGATGCTGTCGATGCCGAGCAGTCCCGGCACCGTCTCCGTCAGCGTTTGCAGCAGGTCGTGGAACCCCTGCGCCTCGATCATCGCGAGAACTGCCCGGTCGACCATCTCGCGGCCCCGGGCGTTCTCGGCCGCGGTGCGGACCAGTTCCGCCCGCTCTGCCTTCATCCAGTCGAGTTGGCTGCGCAGGCGGTCGATCAACGCGCTCTGGAAGCTGACGGCGGCGGGGCCGGCCGCGTCCTCCGCCGCCTGCTTGGCCGCGCCGACCACGAGATCGAGGTTGCGGGCCAGAAAGCCGGGGTTGGCTTCGAGGAAGCTGCGCACCGCTGCCGCTTGCAGCGCGGCTGCGCCCTCAGGGGCTGCCGCGCCTGCGCGTGCCTGCGCGGGATCCTTCGCGTTTCCCATCGATCAGGCGCGCGGGACCGTCTGGCCCGTCTTCTTCCAGTCGGCCAGGAACTGCTCCAGCCCGCGCTCGGTCAGCGGGTGCTCGGCCAGCTTGCGCAGGACGCCGGGCGGCACCGTCGCCACATCCGCACCCAGCAGCGCCGCCGCCTTCACATGGTTCGGCTGGCGAATCGAGGCGACCAGCACTTCGGTGTCGAAGCCGTAGGTGTCATAAATGGTGACGATGTCGCGAATCAGCTCCATACCGTCGAGCCCGATGTCGTCCAGCCGGCCGACGAAGGGAGAGATGAAGGTCGCCCCCGCCTTGGCCGCGAGAAGGGCCTGGTTCGCCGTGAAGCAGAGCGTGACATTGACCATCGTGCCGTCTTCCGACAGCGCCCGGCAGGCCTTCAGCCCGTCCCAGGTCAGCGGCACCTTGACCGTGACGTTCGGCGCGATCTTCGCGAGCGCACGGCCTTCCGCGATCATGCCCTCGGCGTCGGTGGCGGCGACCTCGGCGCTGACCGGGCCGTCGACGACGTCGCAGATCTCCGCGATCACCTCGGTGAACGGGCGGCCGGTCTTGGCAACCAGCGAGGGGTTGGTGGTCACGCCGTCGAGCAGGCCGGTCTCGGCCAGGTCGCGGATCTCGTCCAGGTCTGCTGTGTCGACAAAGAACTTCATGGTGGGCGTGTCCCCGTGGCAGCGAAAGGCCCCGAAAGGCCGGTTTCAGGCGGTGTTCGGGATACAGGCACAGGCCCGGGGTGTCCAGAGATGAGCGTACCCGGCCTGTTCGCGGACGACGACTCCTCAGCCGCCCCATCCCGCGTGCGCGTCCTGCTGCCGCTGCCGCTGGCGGGCGCTTACGACTATCTCGTGCCGGCCGGTCTGGCGCTCGCCCCCGGCGAACCGGTGCGCGTGCCGCTGGGGCCGCGCCATGTGGACGGCGTGGTCTGGACGGGTACGCCCGACGCCGCTGTGCCGGCGGGCAAGCTGAAGCCCGTGACTGCCCGGCTGGGCGGGCCGCCGTTCCCGGCGGAGTTGCTGGCCTTCGTCGACTGGATGGCGGACTACACGCTCAGCGCGCCGGGCCAGGTGCTGGCGATGGTGCTGCGCGGGCGGGGCGACGGGACGCAGCCGCGCCCGCGCATCGGCTGGGCGCCCACGGGTACCGTGCCAGAGCGGATGACGCCCGCCCGCGCCCGCGTGCTGGAGATCCTGCGCGACGGCCCGCCCCGCACGGCGGCAGAACTCGCCGAGATCGCGGGCGTCGGCGCCGGCGTCGTGCGCGGTCTCGCGGATCAGGGCGTGCTCGCGCCCGTCGATCTCGACGCCGCGCCGCCAGTCCCGGCGCACGATGCAGGCAGCGGCCCGGCGCATCTCAACCCGGCGCAGGAGGCGGCGGCGGACGCGATTCGCGACGCCGCCCGCGCCCCCCGGTTCGAGGCCTTCCTGCTCGACGGCGTCACCGGGTCGGGCAAGACGGAGGTCTATCTGGAAGCCGTTGCCGAGGCGATGGCCACGGGCCGGCAGGCGCTGGTCCTGCTGCCGGAGATCGCGCTGACGCTGGCGCTCGCCGCGCGGATCGAGGCCCGCTTCGGCGCAGCCCCCCTGCAATGGCATTCCGACCTGCCCGCGAAGGAGCGCCGCCGCGTCTGGCGCGCCGTGCGCGGCGAGGAGGGCGAGACGCCCGCGCCTATCGTCATCGGCGCGCGTTCGGCGTTGTTCCTGCCCTTCGCCCGCCTCGGCCTGGTGGTGGTCGACGAGGAGCACGACGGCGCCTACAAGCAGGACGACGGCATCCGATACCACGCCCGCGACATGAGCGTGGTGCGCGCCCGCGCAGCCGGTGTGCCGGTCGTGCTCGCTTCGGCCACGCCGTCGCTCGAAAGCCACGCCAATGCGGAGCGCGGGCGCTACACCCGCCTGCGCCTCGAAAGCCGCTTCGGCAGCGCAGGCATGCCCGCTGTCGAGGTCGTCGACATGCGCGCCGCGCCGCCGGGCCGCGGCCAATGGTTGAGCCCGCGCCTCGCCGAGGCGGTCGCGCAGACGCTGGAGGCCGGGGAGCAGGCGCTGCTCTTCCTCAACCGGCGCGGCTATGCGCCGCTGACGCTCTGCCGCGCGTGCGGCCACCGCATGGGCTGCCCGAATTGCGCCGCCTGGCTCGTCAGCCATCGTCTCGGCCGCCGCCTCGTCTGCCATCATTGCGGTTATTCCGCGCCGGAGCCGGAGACCTGCCCGGAGTGCGGGGCCGCGCACAAGCTCGCGCCTTGCGGCCCGGGTGTCGAGCGGATCGCTGAGGAGGCCGCGGCGCGCTTCCCCGACGCCCGACTCGCGCTCCTCTCCAGCGATCACATCGAGAGCGCGGCGGAACTGAACCGCCTGCTGGGACAGATCGCCGCGCACGAGGTCGACATCCTGATCGGCACGCAGCTGGTCGCCAAGGGCCACCACTTCCCCGGCCTGACGCTGGTGGGCGTGGTCGACGCGGACCTGGGGCTCACGGGCGGGGACCTGCGGGCGGGCGAGCGGACCTTCCAGCTGCTCGACCAGGTCGCAGGGCGGGCTGGCCGCGCCGACCGGCCGGGGCGCGTGATCCTGCAGACCTACATGCCGGAGCACACGGTGATGCGGGCGCTGGCGGCGGGCGACCGGGACCGTTTCGTCGCAGCCGAGATGGAGGCGCGCGCCGACGCCGGCTACCCGCCCTATGGCCGGCTGGCGAGCCTCGTGCTCTCCGGCCCCGACGAGGCCGGGCTGGGCACCTTCGCCCGCGACCTCGCACGCACCGCGCCCCGGGGGGAGGGCGTCCACGCGCTGGGGCCCGCGCCTGCACCCATTGCCTTGCTGCGCGGGCGCCACCGCATCCGCTTCCTCGTGAAGGCCCGCAACGCCGGCGTGCTGCATGACGCCCTGGTGCGCTGGCTCGCGCCGGTGCGGGTTCCCTCGGCGATCCGGCTGGCCGTCGATATCGACCCCCAGAGCTTTTTGTGACGGGCGCATGACCGTCACGCGCACGCAAGCGTGTTGCAGCCCTGAACCTGCTGTGTTAGACCACGCGCGGTTTCGGGCGGGGGTGCCTGAACCGCTCCAGCCGCGTATTGCGAAATTTATCGTAAAGTCAATCGCTTGACGCTGGGCTAGGCTGGGTCCGCCCGAGGAGGGATCAGGTGTCGGACGGCACGAAGGAAATCACTGGGGTCGGGGGGCGCTACGCGACGGCGCTGTTCGATCTCGCCAAGGACGACGACAGGTTGGACGCCGTGTCCGGCGATCTGGACGCGCTGGCGCAGATGCTTGACGAGAGCGCCGATCTGCGCCGCCTCGTGCAGAGCCCCGTGTTCAGCCGCGAGGATCAGGCCGCCGGCATCCAGGCCATCGCCGAGAAGGCCGGCTTCGACGACCTGACGCGCCGGTTCCTCGGCCTCGTGGCCGCCAACCGCCGACTGTTCGCGCTGGACCGGATGATCGCCGGCTACCGCGCGCTGCTGCGCGCGCATCGCGGCGAGATTTCGGCCGACGTCGTCTCTGCGACCCCGCTTACCGCAAAACAGCTCGACGACCTCAAGGCGGAACTGAAGGCCGCCATGGGGCGCGACGTGCAGGTGGACGTCAGCGTCGATGAAAGTCTTCTCGGCGGGCTCATCGTCAAGGTGGGCAGCCGGATGATCGACAGTTCGATCCGAACCAAGCTCCGCAACCTTCAGCTCGCGATGAAAGAGGCCCGCTGATGGATATCCAAGCCGCGGAAATTTCCGCAATCCTGAAGAAGCAGATCAAGAACTT
This is a stretch of genomic DNA from Futiania mangrovi. It encodes these proteins:
- a CDS encoding DUF484 family protein gives rise to the protein MGNAKDPAQARAGAAAPEGAAALQAAAVRSFLEANPGFLARNLDLVVGAAKQAAEDAAGPAAVSFQSALIDRLRSQLDWMKAERAELVRTAAENARGREMVDRAVLAMIEAQGFHDLLQTLTETVPGLLGIDSIGLVVEGGEPERAHDTRLSVAAPGTIAELMGSEAPDGVRLVAGTGEPGGSQAIVRLALGGGAPAAAMLLWSRDPERFAPGQGTALLKFLGGVMERITRQWLDLPPDR
- the fsa gene encoding fructose-6-phosphate aldolase — encoded protein: MKFFVDTADLDEIRDLAETGLLDGVTTNPSLVAKTGRPFTEVIAEICDVVDGPVSAEVAATDAEGMIAEGRALAKIAPNVTVKVPLTWDGLKACRALSEDGTMVNVTLCFTANQALLAAKAGATFISPFVGRLDDIGLDGMELIRDIVTIYDTYGFDTEVLVASIRQPNHVKAAALLGADVATVPPGVLRKLAEHPLTERGLEQFLADWKKTGQTVPRA
- a CDS encoding primosomal protein N', with product MSVPGLFADDDSSAAPSRVRVLLPLPLAGAYDYLVPAGLALAPGEPVRVPLGPRHVDGVVWTGTPDAAVPAGKLKPVTARLGGPPFPAELLAFVDWMADYTLSAPGQVLAMVLRGRGDGTQPRPRIGWAPTGTVPERMTPARARVLEILRDGPPRTAAELAEIAGVGAGVVRGLADQGVLAPVDLDAAPPVPAHDAGSGPAHLNPAQEAAADAIRDAARAPRFEAFLLDGVTGSGKTEVYLEAVAEAMATGRQALVLLPEIALTLALAARIEARFGAAPLQWHSDLPAKERRRVWRAVRGEEGETPAPIVIGARSALFLPFARLGLVVVDEEHDGAYKQDDGIRYHARDMSVVRARAAGVPVVLASATPSLESHANAERGRYTRLRLESRFGSAGMPAVEVVDMRAAPPGRGQWLSPRLAEAVAQTLEAGEQALLFLNRRGYAPLTLCRACGHRMGCPNCAAWLVSHRLGRRLVCHHCGYSAPEPETCPECGAAHKLAPCGPGVERIAEEAAARFPDARLALLSSDHIESAAELNRLLGQIAAHEVDILIGTQLVAKGHHFPGLTLVGVVDADLGLTGGDLRAGERTFQLLDQVAGRAGRADRPGRVILQTYMPEHTVMRALAAGDRDRFVAAEMEARADAGYPPYGRLASLVLSGPDEAGLGTFARDLARTAPRGEGVHALGPAPAPIALLRGRHRIRFLVKARNAGVLHDALVRWLAPVRVPSAIRLAVDIDPQSFL
- a CDS encoding F0F1 ATP synthase subunit delta, with translation MSDGTKEITGVGGRYATALFDLAKDDDRLDAVSGDLDALAQMLDESADLRRLVQSPVFSREDQAAGIQAIAEKAGFDDLTRRFLGLVAANRRLFALDRMIAGYRALLRAHRGEISADVVSATPLTAKQLDDLKAELKAAMGRDVQVDVSVDESLLGGLIVKVGSRMIDSSIRTKLRNLQLAMKEAR